From the genome of Hydrogenophilus thermoluteolus, one region includes:
- a CDS encoding cation diffusion facilitator family transporter gives MATNAALALIQIVVGLLANAFSLVADAFHTLADLTTDALIAWASRRAGAPPDADHPYGHGRLETLASLTLGIVLVAVGGGFVWAAANRLQATEPLPPVTYPALVVALLVLASKEGLYHWLKHRGKKLNAPVLVAAAWHARSDAASSFVVAVGIGASLLGAPALEPIAAAIVGFLIASMGVRFAYRALAELVDTALEPEQVSAIAETIRATPGVIDVHELRTRRMGHQALVDAHVQVAPRLTVSEGHRVAEKVISRLKTRFHEEHELTVGDVTIHIDHEPDQAPDAPAHAPVPERAELLAAVRHALGFPAFATEWLQIHYLNGRCELDLLLPAPVPQALRPFVDHPERRAEATAILRQQMPCIKSVHWYLALEP, from the coding sequence ATGGCGACGAACGCCGCGCTGGCACTCATACAGATCGTCGTCGGGCTTCTGGCCAACGCCTTCAGCTTGGTTGCCGACGCGTTCCATACCCTCGCCGACCTCACCACCGACGCGCTGATCGCCTGGGCAAGTCGCCGCGCGGGCGCACCACCCGACGCCGATCACCCTTACGGTCACGGTCGGCTGGAGACGCTCGCCAGCCTCACGCTGGGCATCGTTCTCGTCGCTGTCGGCGGCGGTTTCGTCTGGGCCGCTGCCAACCGCCTGCAAGCCACCGAACCGCTCCCACCCGTCACCTACCCCGCGCTCGTCGTCGCGTTGCTTGTCCTTGCCAGCAAAGAGGGACTCTACCATTGGCTCAAACACCGCGGCAAAAAACTCAATGCACCCGTGCTCGTCGCGGCCGCGTGGCACGCCCGCTCGGACGCCGCGTCGTCGTTCGTCGTCGCCGTCGGCATCGGCGCGAGCCTGCTCGGCGCCCCGGCGCTCGAACCGATCGCCGCCGCGATCGTCGGTTTCCTCATCGCGTCGATGGGCGTGCGTTTCGCCTATCGTGCGCTCGCCGAACTGGTCGACACCGCGCTCGAACCCGAGCAGGTCTCCGCGATTGCCGAAACGATTCGTGCTACGCCGGGCGTAATCGACGTCCACGAACTGCGCACCCGGCGGATGGGGCACCAGGCGCTCGTCGACGCGCACGTCCAAGTCGCGCCGCGCCTCACCGTCTCCGAAGGACACCGCGTTGCCGAAAAGGTCATCTCGCGCCTCAAAACCCGTTTCCACGAAGAACACGAGCTCACGGTCGGCGACGTCACCATCCACATCGACCACGAACCGGACCAAGCCCCGGACGCCCCAGCGCACGCCCCTGTGCCCGAACGCGCCGAACTTCTCGCCGCGGTGCGCCACGCGCTGGGCTTTCCCGCGTTTGCCACCGAATGGCTCCAGATCCACTACCTCAACGGTCGGTGCGAGCTCGATCTCCTCCTTCCCGCACCCGTACCCCAAGCCCTTCGCCCATTCGTCGACCACCCGGAACGGCGCGCCGAAGCCACGGCTATCCTGCGTCAGCAAATGCCATGCATCAAATCGGTGCATTGGTACCTTGCCCTTGAACCATAA
- the glnL gene encoding nitrogen regulation protein NR(II), which produces MNSTASADRMLPTLDELATAVLVLDAHARITFVNAAAEHLLNRSRNQLAGQPVTAMLGTAPGLTQALDAAARSGWFYTTTDTLLSHPDGDPWHADLTVSPRPNPPGGFLVELKAVDRQRLTTEAEQRQRLQHAVQEMARAIAHEIKNPLGGIKGAAQLLALELANTPHAEYAEVIVREADRLHTLLTRLTTTHQHPHLHPTDLHQPLEQARRLIAAEYPELTITRDYDVSIPPLLLDSERFVQLFLNLLKNAAQATDGRGTITLKTRVARQVTLGKKRWRLAARIDIADNGPGIPETLRDHLFYPLVSNRPGGSGLGLAIAHEIATEHGGAIHFTSNARGTTFTVLLPIPDPQWERDR; this is translated from the coding sequence GTGAACTCGACCGCCTCCGCTGACCGGATGCTCCCCACCCTGGACGAACTGGCCACTGCGGTGCTCGTTCTCGACGCGCACGCCCGCATCACCTTCGTCAACGCCGCCGCCGAACACCTCCTCAACCGCAGCCGCAACCAACTCGCCGGCCAACCCGTCACCGCGATGCTGGGCACCGCACCCGGACTCACCCAAGCGCTCGACGCCGCGGCCCGCTCGGGCTGGTTCTACACCACCACCGACACCCTCCTCTCCCACCCCGACGGCGACCCCTGGCACGCCGACCTCACCGTCAGCCCCCGCCCCAACCCACCGGGCGGTTTCCTCGTCGAACTCAAAGCCGTCGACCGCCAACGCCTCACCACCGAAGCCGAACAACGGCAACGGCTGCAACACGCCGTGCAAGAGATGGCACGCGCGATCGCGCACGAAATCAAAAACCCCCTGGGCGGCATCAAAGGAGCCGCGCAGCTCCTTGCCCTGGAGCTCGCCAACACCCCCCACGCCGAATACGCCGAAGTGATCGTCCGCGAAGCCGACCGGCTCCACACCCTGCTCACGCGCCTCACCACCACCCACCAGCACCCCCACCTCCACCCGACCGACCTCCACCAGCCCCTCGAACAGGCCCGTCGGCTCATCGCCGCCGAATACCCCGAACTTACGATCACCCGCGACTACGACGTCAGCATCCCACCGCTGCTTCTTGACAGCGAACGGTTCGTCCAACTCTTCCTCAATCTTCTCAAAAACGCCGCGCAAGCCACCGACGGCCGCGGCACGATCACCCTCAAAACCCGCGTCGCCCGCCAAGTCACCCTGGGCAAAAAACGGTGGCGGCTCGCTGCCCGCATCGACATCGCCGACAACGGCCCCGGCATCCCCGAAACGCTGCGCGACCACCTCTTCTACCCCCTCGTGAGCAACCGTCCTGGCGGCAGCGGCCTGGGGCTTGCGATCGCCCACGAAATCGCCACCGAACACGGCGGCGCGATCCATTTCACCAGCAACGCGCGCGGCACCACCTTCACCGTCCTCCTCCCCATTCCCGACCCCCAATGGGAGCGTGACCGATGA
- the ntrC gene encoding nitrogen regulation protein NR(I) — protein MTTPEIWIVDDDDAIRWVLGKALERAHLPHRLFADPQTALAAAKTHPPAVLVTDVRMPGIDGFSLVAALKEQHSNLTAILMTAYSDLDAAVQAFQVGAFEYLPKPFDVNDAVALITRAWQTAQRPMDRQPAEAATTPPPHTPELIGASPAMQAVYRAIGRLSTSHATVLIIGETGTGKELVARALHRHSPRAPGPFVAINTAAIPRDLLEAELFGVEKGAYTGATTARPGRFEEAHRGTLFLDEIGDMPLELQTRLLRVLALGEFHRLGGRELKRVDVRIIAATHQNLAAKVADGTFREDLYHRLNVIRLTLPPLRERQEDIPLLADHFLKRAAQQLGVEPKRLSPDAIACLTHHPFPGNVRELENLCHWLTVMAPAATITPEDLPETFRPSPPQPAEPPLSLESPARHLSPATATPLKTLRETQPQTQPQTPLQTAPHHAAPPDATQPPSPSREPAVPPPSANATTHPTLPDWQTALAATLRTLLAQAETAPPATPLYAQLREQFDTCLLHTALDYTHGHKQRAAQLLGVSRNVFARKLGRHEDDE, from the coding sequence ATGACCACCCCGGAAATCTGGATCGTCGACGACGACGACGCCATCCGCTGGGTGCTCGGCAAAGCGCTCGAACGGGCCCACCTCCCGCACCGCCTCTTCGCCGACCCGCAAACCGCGCTCGCCGCTGCGAAAACCCACCCCCCCGCGGTCCTCGTCACCGACGTGCGCATGCCCGGCATCGACGGCTTCTCCCTCGTCGCCGCACTCAAAGAGCAGCACTCCAACCTCACCGCGATCCTCATGACCGCCTACTCCGACCTCGACGCCGCCGTCCAAGCGTTCCAGGTCGGCGCGTTCGAATACCTCCCCAAACCCTTCGACGTCAATGACGCCGTCGCCCTGATCACCCGAGCCTGGCAAACCGCACAACGGCCCATGGACAGACAACCCGCGGAAGCGGCGACAACGCCACCCCCGCATACCCCTGAACTGATCGGCGCATCCCCAGCCATGCAAGCCGTCTACCGCGCCATCGGCCGCCTCTCCACCTCGCACGCTACCGTTCTCATCATCGGCGAAACCGGCACCGGCAAAGAACTGGTCGCGCGAGCGCTGCACCGCCACAGCCCCCGCGCGCCAGGCCCTTTCGTCGCGATCAACACCGCTGCGATCCCGCGCGACCTCCTCGAAGCCGAACTCTTCGGCGTCGAAAAAGGGGCCTACACCGGCGCCACCACCGCCCGTCCCGGCCGCTTCGAAGAGGCCCACCGCGGCACCCTCTTCCTCGACGAAATCGGCGACATGCCGCTCGAACTCCAAACCCGGCTGCTGCGCGTCCTGGCGCTTGGCGAATTCCACCGCCTGGGCGGACGCGAACTCAAACGGGTCGACGTGCGCATCATCGCCGCCACCCACCAGAATCTGGCCGCGAAAGTCGCCGACGGCACCTTTCGCGAAGACCTCTACCACCGCCTCAACGTCATTCGCCTCACCCTCCCGCCGCTGCGCGAACGCCAAGAAGACATCCCACTCCTTGCCGACCACTTCCTCAAACGCGCCGCGCAACAACTCGGCGTCGAACCCAAACGCCTGAGCCCCGACGCAATCGCCTGCCTCACCCACCACCCCTTCCCCGGCAACGTCCGCGAACTCGAAAACCTCTGCCACTGGCTCACCGTGATGGCGCCCGCCGCCACGATCACCCCCGAAGACCTCCCCGAAACGTTCCGGCCATCCCCCCCGCAACCCGCCGAACCCCCCCTTTCGCTAGAGTCCCCAGCTCGACACCTCTCCCCCGCGACCGCAACACCGCTCAAAACGCTGCGCGAAACGCAACCCCAAACGCAACCCCAAACACCACTTCAAACAGCCCCCCACCACGCGGCACCCCCAGACGCCACCCAACCCCCTTCGCCTTCCCGCGAGCCTGCCGTACCACCCCCTTCAGCCAACGCAACCACACATCCAACGCTACCCGACTGGCAAACCGCCCTCGCCGCAACCCTTCGCACCCTCCTTGCCCAAGCCGAAACCGCCCCGCCTGCCACACCGCTCTACGCCCAACTGCGCGAACAGTTCGACACCTGCCTCCTGCACACCGCGCTCGACTACACCCACGGCCACAAACAGCGCGCCGCGCAACTTCTGGGCGTCAGCCGCAACGTCTTCGCGCGGAAGTTGGGGCGCCACGAAGATGACGAATAA
- a CDS encoding rhodanese-like domain-containing protein, whose amino-acid sequence MSELHDILAAAGRRRTELGLPYAGALTPPEAYAVWRGIPGAVLVDCRTRAEWDWVGRVPGAVEIEWVTYPEMTLNPHFLTQLRRQVDPEAVVLFLCRSGARSHHAASAAAAAGYASAYNILEGFEGDKDAEGHRGTVGGWKFHGLPWLSP is encoded by the coding sequence ATGAGCGAACTGCATGACATTTTAGCAGCGGCGGGGCGGCGGCGTACGGAATTGGGGTTGCCCTACGCCGGGGCATTGACGCCGCCCGAGGCGTATGCCGTTTGGCGTGGGATTCCCGGCGCGGTACTCGTCGATTGCCGGACGCGCGCCGAATGGGATTGGGTGGGACGCGTGCCCGGCGCAGTGGAGATCGAGTGGGTGACCTACCCGGAGATGACGCTGAACCCCCATTTTTTGACCCAATTGCGCCGACAGGTCGACCCGGAGGCGGTGGTGCTCTTTTTGTGCCGCTCTGGGGCGCGGTCGCACCATGCGGCGAGCGCTGCGGCGGCGGCCGGGTATGCGAGCGCTTATAATATTTTGGAAGGTTTCGAAGGCGACAAAGATGCCGAAGGCCACCGCGGCACCGTGGGTGGGTGGAAATTCCACGGGTTGCCCTGGCTTTCGCCGTAA
- a CDS encoding endonuclease/exonuclease/phosphatase family protein: MTPPTVSVLTYNIHKGWAPWRTRVTIAAMREALRAVAPDFVLLQEVRGALFDPERAAREHVPQHRYLAEGAWPYVAYGANRFTVAGHHGNAVLSRFPIVAQRNHDLSAAPRWESRGALEVVVAMGAQRVHLFSLHLGLRHRWRQWQLARLRELVAAVPEGRPVIVGGDFNDWERAACLRFAAPLGLQRVDAGLKRPLRTYPARGWRFGRLDRLYVRGFAVLDAQVLRRAPWSRLSDHLPLLARLAWVA, encoded by the coding sequence GTGACGCCACCAACCGTTTCGGTTCTGACCTACAACATCCACAAGGGGTGGGCGCCGTGGCGCACACGGGTGACGATTGCGGCGATGCGCGAGGCGTTGCGCGCCGTGGCACCCGACTTCGTGTTGTTGCAGGAGGTGCGCGGGGCGCTCTTCGATCCCGAGCGGGCTGCGCGCGAGCACGTGCCGCAACACCGCTATTTGGCGGAAGGGGCGTGGCCGTATGTGGCGTACGGGGCAAACCGCTTCACCGTGGCGGGGCACCATGGCAATGCGGTGCTTTCGCGTTTTCCGATCGTGGCGCAGCGTAACCACGATCTCTCGGCTGCGCCGCGGTGGGAGTCGCGTGGGGCGCTCGAAGTGGTGGTGGCAATGGGCGCGCAGCGCGTGCATCTCTTTTCCCTTCACTTGGGGTTGCGACACCGTTGGCGCCAATGGCAGTTGGCGCGGCTGCGCGAGCTGGTGGCCGCTGTGCCGGAGGGGCGGCCGGTGATCGTCGGTGGCGATTTCAACGATTGGGAGCGTGCCGCGTGCCTGCGTTTCGCGGCGCCGTTGGGGTTGCAGCGGGTGGATGCGGGGTTGAAGCGGCCGTTACGCACCTATCCGGCGCGTGGGTGGCGGTTTGGCCGCCTCGACCGGCTTTATGTGCGTGGGTTCGCCGTACTCGATGCGCAGGTGTTGCGACGCGCGCCGTGGTCGCGGCTCTCCGACCATCTGCCGCTGTTGGCGCGGCTGGCGTGGGTGGCGTAG
- the clsB gene encoding cardiolipin synthase ClsB encodes MAPFRSGHQVTLLENGAAFFPALIAAIDRAQVEFWLETYIFEVDEVGSAVIAALVRAAQRGVMVRLLVDGFGSLEFVRDHAERLRAAGVAVQVYRPLASGGRWWRPNRMRRLHRKLACRDGVEAFVGGINIVSDFRRQPEPNPRYPRWDFAVRLEGPVAAEVRAAMARLWRLVAWASRRGRVVVPRDPPFAVAQAGSHRAALVLRDSFRHRHAIEQSYLNALATAQQEVWIVCAYFFPGRRFRRALEACAQRGVRVRLVLQGLSDHPILHYATRSLYPWLLENGIALYEYTRAMMHAKVAVVDDRYATVGSSNIDPFSLFLAREANAWVDDPALAEELRQRITQAVAEGAEALTLERVRRLPWYQRMASWVVLWGVRLAIGWAGIRREMEG; translated from the coding sequence ATCGCGCCGTTTCGTTCCGGGCACCAGGTAACGCTGCTGGAAAATGGGGCGGCGTTCTTCCCGGCGCTCATCGCGGCGATCGACCGCGCACAGGTCGAATTCTGGCTGGAAACCTATATTTTCGAGGTCGACGAGGTCGGTTCCGCAGTGATCGCGGCGCTGGTGCGCGCGGCGCAGCGCGGGGTGATGGTGCGCCTTCTGGTCGACGGTTTTGGCAGTCTCGAATTCGTTCGTGACCATGCCGAGCGCTTGCGTGCTGCGGGCGTGGCGGTGCAGGTCTATCGGCCACTGGCGTCTGGCGGACGGTGGTGGCGTCCGAACCGGATGCGGCGTTTGCACCGCAAATTGGCGTGTCGCGACGGGGTGGAGGCGTTCGTTGGCGGGATCAATATCGTTTCAGATTTTCGACGGCAACCTGAGCCAAACCCCCGCTATCCGCGTTGGGATTTCGCCGTGCGGTTGGAAGGGCCAGTGGCTGCGGAGGTGCGCGCTGCGATGGCGCGGTTGTGGCGGCTGGTGGCGTGGGCGTCGCGGCGGGGGCGGGTGGTGGTGCCGCGTGATCCGCCATTTGCGGTAGCTCAAGCGGGGTCCCATCGCGCGGCGTTGGTGTTGCGCGATTCGTTTCGCCATCGGCATGCGATCGAGCAGAGCTACCTCAACGCGTTGGCGACCGCGCAGCAGGAGGTGTGGATCGTCTGTGCCTACTTTTTCCCAGGGCGGCGCTTTCGCCGTGCGCTGGAGGCGTGCGCGCAACGGGGGGTGCGGGTGCGTTTGGTGTTGCAAGGTCTTTCGGATCATCCCATCCTGCACTACGCCACCCGGTCGCTCTATCCGTGGTTGCTGGAAAATGGGATCGCGCTTTACGAATACACCCGCGCGATGATGCACGCGAAGGTGGCGGTGGTCGATGACCGGTACGCGACGGTGGGGTCGAGCAATATCGATCCGTTCAGCCTGTTTCTGGCGCGCGAGGCGAACGCGTGGGTGGACGATCCGGCGTTGGCTGAGGAGCTGCGGCAGCGCATCACGCAGGCGGTGGCGGAAGGGGCCGAGGCGCTGACGCTGGAGCGGGTGCGGCGGCTGCCGTGGTATCAGCGGATGGCGAGCTGGGTGGTGCTCTGGGGGGTGCGGCTGGCGATCGGCTGGGCGGGGATTCGCCGCGAGATGGAGGGGTGA
- a CDS encoding DUF2442 domain-containing protein: MIKIIHATYRGNYQIDLTFSDGQHGILDGKALLQRQGPLLEPLRDETYFQRFFLDAGALCWPNGLELSPATLYQKTVTPRTLATT, encoded by the coding sequence ATGATTAAAATCATTCACGCAACCTATCGCGGTAATTACCAAATCGACCTCACCTTCTCTGATGGCCAGCACGGCATCTTGGACGGTAAAGCACTCCTGCAGCGACAAGGCCCTCTGTTGGAGCCGCTGCGTGACGAAACCTATTTTCAGCGCTTTTTCCTCGATGCCGGAGCACTTTGCTGGCCCAATGGCCTCGAACTCTCCCCTGCCACGCTGTACCAAAAAACCGTAACCCCACGCACATTGGCAACGACCTAA
- the dapA gene encoding 4-hydroxy-tetrahydrodipicolinate synthase, with protein sequence MFSLTGSIVAIVTPMLPDGAIDWTRFDALIDWHIAEGTDGIVVVGTTGESPTVSFDEHVQLIERAVKHAAGRIPIIAGTGANSTEEAIFLARAAKRAGADAHLSVVPYYNKPTQEGLYRHFRAIAEAVDLPLILYNVPGRTVADLSNDTVVRLAEIPNIVGIKDATGSIDRAYDLFERVPDGFLCYTGDDLTALPFLLLGGKGVISVTANVAPRAMHEMCVAAMSGNVAEAVAINQKLLGLHRALFCEANPIPVKWALAQMGRIADGIRLPLTPLSSSNQERVRAALARAGIAVGA encoded by the coding sequence ATGTTTTCGCTCACTGGTTCGATCGTGGCAATCGTCACGCCGATGTTGCCTGATGGGGCGATCGATTGGACCCGCTTCGATGCGCTGATCGATTGGCACATCGCGGAAGGGACCGATGGGATCGTGGTGGTGGGGACGACTGGGGAGTCGCCCACCGTGTCGTTCGATGAGCACGTGCAGTTGATCGAACGGGCGGTGAAGCATGCGGCAGGCCGGATTCCGATCATCGCGGGCACGGGCGCGAACAGCACCGAGGAGGCGATCTTTCTGGCGCGTGCGGCGAAACGTGCCGGGGCGGATGCCCACCTTTCGGTGGTGCCTTATTACAACAAGCCGACCCAAGAGGGGCTATACCGCCATTTTCGCGCGATTGCCGAAGCGGTGGATCTGCCGCTCATTCTCTACAACGTGCCGGGGCGGACGGTGGCGGATCTCAGCAACGACACCGTGGTGCGTCTGGCCGAGATTCCCAATATCGTCGGGATCAAGGATGCGACGGGGAGTATCGACCGCGCGTACGATCTCTTCGAGCGGGTGCCGGACGGGTTCCTCTGTTACACCGGCGATGACCTGACTGCGTTGCCGTTCCTGCTTTTGGGCGGCAAAGGGGTGATTTCGGTCACGGCGAACGTGGCGCCGCGCGCGATGCACGAGATGTGCGTGGCGGCAATGAGCGGCAACGTGGCCGAGGCGGTGGCGATCAACCAGAAGCTCTTGGGGCTGCATCGGGCGCTTTTCTGTGAGGCGAACCCGATTCCGGTGAAGTGGGCGTTGGCGCAGATGGGGCGAATCGCCGACGGGATTCGGCTGCCTTTGACGCCTTTGAGCAGCAGCAATCAGGAGCGGGTGCGCGCGGCGTTGGCGCGTGCGGGTATCGCGGTAGGCGCGTGA
- the glnA gene encoding type I glutamate--ammonia ligase — protein sequence MNTEDVMRLVSENDVQFVDLRFTDIRGKEQHTTLPISAFEEEIFERGQPFDGSSIAGWKGIQASDMLLLPDPATAYIDPFYEETTLVLTCDVIEPADGKGYDRDPRSIAKRAEAYLKSTGLGDTAYFGPEPEFFIFDSVEWSADMSGSYVKIFSEEAAWATAEKFEGGNKGHRPRVKGGYFPVPPVDSLHDLRAAMVLTLEAIGIPVEVFHHEVATAGQCEIGTKFNTLTRRADWTQTLKYVVHNTAHQYGKTATFMPKPIVGDNGSGMHVHQSVWKDGQNLFAGNGYAGLSEFALYYIGGIIKHARALNAITNPATNSYKRLVPHFEAPVKLAYSARNRSASIRIPYVANPKARRIETRFPDPAANPYLAFAALLMAGLDGVQNKIHPGDPADKNLYDLPPEEDAKIPTVCHSLDQALEALDADREFLTRGGVFSNDFIDAYIDLKMEEVQRLRMTTHPVEFELYYSV from the coding sequence ATGAACACCGAAGACGTGATGCGCCTCGTATCGGAAAACGACGTTCAATTCGTCGACCTTCGTTTCACCGACATTCGCGGCAAAGAACAACACACCACGCTCCCCATCTCGGCATTCGAAGAAGAGATCTTCGAGCGCGGCCAGCCGTTCGACGGCTCGTCGATCGCCGGTTGGAAAGGGATCCAAGCCTCCGACATGCTCCTTTTGCCGGATCCCGCCACGGCCTACATCGACCCGTTCTATGAAGAGACCACGCTGGTCCTCACCTGCGACGTGATCGAACCCGCCGACGGCAAAGGATACGACCGCGACCCGCGCTCGATCGCGAAACGCGCCGAAGCCTACCTCAAATCGACCGGTCTCGGGGACACCGCCTACTTCGGCCCCGAACCCGAGTTCTTCATCTTCGACTCGGTCGAATGGTCCGCGGACATGTCCGGCAGCTACGTCAAAATCTTCTCCGAAGAGGCGGCGTGGGCAACCGCGGAAAAATTCGAAGGCGGCAACAAAGGACACCGCCCGCGCGTCAAAGGTGGCTACTTCCCGGTCCCGCCGGTCGACAGCCTCCACGACCTGCGCGCTGCGATGGTGCTCACCCTCGAAGCGATCGGCATTCCGGTCGAAGTCTTCCACCACGAAGTGGCCACCGCGGGGCAGTGCGAAATCGGCACCAAGTTCAACACCCTCACCCGCCGTGCCGACTGGACGCAAACCCTCAAATACGTCGTCCACAACACCGCACACCAATACGGCAAAACCGCCACCTTCATGCCCAAACCGATCGTCGGCGACAACGGCAGCGGCATGCACGTCCACCAGTCGGTCTGGAAAGACGGGCAGAACCTCTTCGCCGGCAACGGCTACGCCGGGCTTTCCGAATTCGCCCTCTACTACATCGGCGGCATCATCAAGCACGCCCGGGCGCTGAACGCGATCACCAACCCCGCCACCAACTCCTACAAGCGGTTGGTGCCCCACTTCGAAGCGCCGGTCAAACTCGCCTACTCGGCGCGCAACCGCTCGGCGTCGATCCGCATCCCCTACGTCGCCAACCCGAAAGCGCGTCGTATCGAAACCCGCTTCCCCGACCCGGCGGCGAACCCCTACCTGGCGTTCGCGGCGCTCCTGATGGCCGGGCTCGACGGCGTGCAGAACAAGATCCACCCGGGCGACCCGGCGGACAAGAACCTCTACGACCTGCCGCCGGAAGAAGACGCGAAGATCCCCACCGTCTGCCACAGCCTCGACCAGGCGCTCGAAGCGCTCGACGCAGACCGTGAATTCCTCACCCGCGGTGGCGTCTTCTCCAACGACTTCATCGACGCCTACATCGACCTCAAGATGGAAGAGGTGCAGCGGCTGCGCATGACCACCCATCCGGTCGAATTCGAGCTCTACTACAGCGTGTGA
- a CDS encoding DUF4160 domain-containing protein gives MPIIATFFGILVRMWHDDHPPPHIHVSYQGFEALVEIRSGQILEGTLPKKAAAIVKEWCLKHQNALLDNWARAQRFEPLERIPGADLDD, from the coding sequence ATGCCCATCATCGCGACCTTCTTTGGTATCCTCGTCCGCATGTGGCATGACGACCATCCACCGCCGCATATCCACGTCTCTTACCAAGGGTTTGAAGCACTAGTCGAAATCCGCAGCGGTCAAATCCTGGAAGGAACGCTACCTAAGAAAGCCGCCGCCATCGTCAAAGAATGGTGTTTGAAACACCAGAATGCACTCCTTGACAACTGGGCGCGGGCGCAACGGTTCGAACCTTTGGAACGCATCCCCGGAGCCGACCTCGATGATTAA
- the nadA gene encoding quinolinate synthase NadA has product MSAFDQALAEVAEPQKSAGEAIPFAEFAGLSDEACQERIVAARTKLGSEAVILCHHYQRADVYRHADLTGDSLKLARLAAQTDARYIVFCGVHFMAEVADILSKPQQVAILPDLSAGCSMADMADLPKVTRAWRELGEVLGDDPEQTYTPVTYINSAADLKAFCGQHGGIVCTSTNAPQIVDWALKERPKLLFFPDQHLGRWTGYKRGIALEKMKVWDPDLPYGGLTPEAIRDAEILLWKGHCSVHQMFTPQQIDRWKAKYPDGFVIAHPECSLEVCLKSDYVGSTEFIQKTIREAPRGTKWLVGTELNLVSRLAEEMAAEEKVVHFMGGVVCMCSTMQRIDPQHLAWTLANLANGVVVNRIQVPESVAHWARVALDRMLAVG; this is encoded by the coding sequence ATGAGTGCATTCGATCAGGCGCTGGCCGAGGTTGCTGAGCCGCAAAAGAGCGCGGGTGAAGCGATTCCGTTTGCGGAATTCGCCGGATTGAGCGACGAGGCGTGTCAGGAGCGGATCGTCGCGGCCCGCACGAAGCTGGGAAGTGAGGCGGTGATCCTTTGTCACCACTACCAGCGGGCTGATGTTTATCGGCACGCCGACCTCACCGGCGATTCGTTGAAATTGGCGCGTCTGGCAGCGCAGACCGATGCGCGGTATATCGTCTTTTGTGGCGTCCATTTCATGGCCGAAGTGGCCGATATTTTGAGTAAGCCCCAGCAGGTGGCGATTCTGCCCGACCTTTCTGCCGGTTGCTCGATGGCCGATATGGCCGACCTGCCCAAGGTGACCCGCGCGTGGCGCGAATTGGGCGAGGTGTTGGGCGACGACCCGGAACAGACCTACACGCCGGTGACCTATATCAATTCCGCGGCCGACCTGAAGGCGTTTTGTGGGCAACATGGCGGGATCGTGTGCACCTCGACCAACGCGCCGCAGATCGTCGATTGGGCGCTCAAAGAGCGGCCGAAGCTCCTCTTCTTCCCGGATCAGCATCTGGGGCGATGGACGGGTTATAAGCGCGGGATTGCGCTCGAGAAGATGAAGGTGTGGGATCCCGATCTGCCCTATGGGGGGCTGACCCCAGAGGCGATTCGCGATGCCGAGATTCTGCTGTGGAAAGGACACTGTTCGGTGCATCAGATGTTTACGCCGCAGCAGATCGACCGCTGGAAAGCGAAGTACCCCGATGGCTTCGTGATTGCGCACCCGGAGTGTTCGCTCGAGGTCTGCTTGAAGTCCGACTACGTCGGGAGCACCGAATTCATCCAGAAGACGATCCGCGAAGCACCGCGGGGCACGAAGTGGCTGGTGGGGACCGAGCTCAACCTGGTGAGCCGCCTGGCCGAGGAGATGGCGGCTGAAGAGAAGGTGGTCCATTTCATGGGCGGGGTGGTGTGCATGTGTTCGACGATGCAGCGCATCGACCCGCAGCATCTGGCGTGGACGTTGGCGAATCTGGCCAACGGGGTCGTGGTGAACCGCATCCAGGTACCGGAGTCCGTGGCGCACTGGGCACGGGTGGCGCTGGATCGGATGCTGGCGGTCGGTTGA